In Xanthomonas theicola, a single genomic region encodes these proteins:
- a CDS encoding efflux transporter outer membrane subunit, which yields MNLSASSHRLRPFAAAAFTLALAACASSRGLEPQGRRLDPDRQLQAGKTLAADRLAPAAWPQQDWWTALGDPQLDALIAEALQGTPDLEAADARLRLAQAQAGAANADRGAKLSLSAGYTGLQLPKGLAGDKIGGKYIHNEQALLDFSYGLDLWGGKRAAWEAAVDQAHAAQVDAQAARLDLSAGVARAYAQLGYAWRLYDLAGEELARSNDSLKLVQQRRDAGIDSDLQLRQAQARVPAARQQQQAAQQQIDEARTALAALLGRGPDRGLQIARPRPLDPVTVQLPSVLPSDLLGRRPDVVAARWRAEAAAQGIGAAKAQFYPSINLLALGGVAATDLGDLFKHDALLGVFAPSLSLPLFDSGRLRSQLAERDAQYDLAVASYNQALVAALREVADQANAARSLAQQAQQQAQAVGTAQAAFDLAQQRYRAGIGNYLEVLSVQQPLLEAQQRLAVLQSNQILVSVRLNQALGGGYDATPAADAPSTSSVSHS from the coding sequence ATGAATCTCTCCGCTTCGTCCCATCGCCTGCGCCCGTTCGCGGCCGCGGCATTCACCTTGGCGCTGGCCGCCTGCGCCAGCAGCCGCGGCCTGGAGCCGCAGGGCCGCCGGCTCGACCCCGACCGGCAACTGCAGGCCGGCAAGACCCTGGCCGCCGACCGGCTGGCGCCGGCCGCCTGGCCGCAGCAGGACTGGTGGACCGCGCTGGGCGACCCGCAGCTCGACGCGCTGATCGCCGAAGCGTTGCAGGGCACCCCGGACCTGGAGGCGGCCGACGCGCGCCTGCGCCTGGCGCAGGCACAGGCCGGCGCGGCCAACGCCGACCGCGGCGCCAAGCTGTCGCTGTCGGCCGGCTACACCGGGCTGCAGCTGCCCAAGGGGCTGGCCGGCGACAAGATCGGCGGCAAGTACATCCACAACGAGCAGGCGCTGCTGGACTTCAGCTACGGCTTGGACCTGTGGGGCGGCAAGCGCGCCGCCTGGGAAGCGGCGGTGGATCAGGCGCATGCGGCGCAAGTCGATGCGCAGGCCGCGCGCCTGGACCTGTCGGCCGGCGTGGCCCGCGCCTATGCGCAGCTCGGCTACGCCTGGCGCCTGTACGACCTGGCCGGCGAGGAACTGGCGCGCTCGAACGACAGCCTGAAGCTGGTGCAGCAACGTCGCGACGCCGGCATCGACAGCGACCTGCAGCTGCGCCAGGCGCAGGCGCGGGTGCCGGCGGCGCGCCAGCAGCAACAGGCGGCGCAGCAGCAGATCGACGAGGCGCGCACCGCGCTGGCGGCCTTGCTCGGCCGCGGTCCGGACCGCGGCCTGCAGATCGCGCGCCCGCGCCCGCTCGACCCGGTGACGGTGCAGCTGCCGTCGGTGCTGCCGAGCGACCTGCTCGGGCGCCGGCCCGACGTGGTCGCCGCGCGTTGGCGGGCCGAGGCGGCGGCGCAGGGCATCGGCGCGGCCAAGGCGCAGTTCTACCCCAGCATCAACTTGCTCGCGCTCGGCGGTGTGGCCGCCACCGACCTCGGCGACCTGTTCAAGCACGATGCGCTGCTCGGCGTGTTCGCGCCCAGCCTGAGCCTGCCGCTGTTCGACAGCGGCCGCCTGCGCAGCCAGCTGGCCGAGCGCGACGCGCAATACGACCTGGCCGTGGCCAGCTACAACCAGGCGTTGGTGGCGGCGCTGCGCGAGGTGGCCGACCAGGCCAACGCGGCGCGTTCGCTGGCGCAGCAGGCGCAGCAGCAGGCGCAGGCGGTGGGCACCGCGCAGGCCGCCTTCGACCTGGCGCAGCAGCGCTACCGGGCCGGCATCGGCAACTACCTGGAGGTGCTGAGCGTGCAGCAGCCGCTGCTCGAGGCGCAGCAGCGCCTGGCCGTGCTGCAATCCAACCAGATCCTGGTGTCGGTGCGCCTGAACCAGGCGCTGGGCGGCGGCTACGACGCCACCCCCGCGGCCGACGCGCCGTCGACCTCTTCCGTTTCGCATTCCTGA
- a CDS encoding MarR family winged helix-turn-helix transcriptional regulator yields MTTASSPPGPPSFGLLLRQVRDGLMRCLDRSMAELELDLCFGHYLGMKALAHMSPCTANELAQAIDQNPSAVTRLLDKFQDLGWVRREAHAQDRRALQIVLTDEGRALWQQLKQRGDEAIASALRDLSAAEREHLTSLLTRVRDSLNSP; encoded by the coding sequence ATGACCACTGCCTCCTCCCCCCCTGGCCCCCCATCGTTCGGTTTGCTGCTGCGGCAGGTGCGCGACGGCCTGATGCGCTGCCTCGATCGGTCCATGGCCGAACTGGAGCTCGATCTCTGCTTCGGTCACTACCTCGGCATGAAGGCGCTGGCGCACATGTCGCCATGCACCGCCAACGAATTGGCCCAGGCCATCGACCAGAACCCCAGCGCGGTCACCCGCCTGCTGGACAAGTTCCAGGACCTGGGCTGGGTGCGCCGTGAAGCGCATGCGCAGGACCGCCGCGCGCTGCAGATCGTGCTGACCGACGAAGGCCGCGCGCTGTGGCAGCAGCTCAAGCAACGCGGCGACGAGGCCATCGCCAGCGCGCTGCGCGACCTCTCCGCCGCCGAGCGCGAGCACCTCACGTCGCTGTTGACCCGCGTCCGCGACTCCCTCAATTCGCCATGA